The Theobroma cacao cultivar B97-61/B2 chromosome 2, Criollo_cocoa_genome_V2, whole genome shotgun sequence genome includes the window GAAATATTGATACATGAGCAACAAGTTTACCATCTCCCTTAGATTACCATACTTTGTGCAAAGAGGTTTCTGTCTGTTGCATAGATCACTGCATTGCTTATTCTCATTAATAAGAATTCTTATTCAACAAATTTATATGAAAGGTGAAGTGGCTGGCCAAAAGTTTTGTTCTTCTATTGTCTTTTGGCCCCATTGGTGTTGTGTTCATTATGATTTCTTTCTAGAATAGGTGATTGATCCTTCACAGTCTTGTGGAAAATGTGAGGAAACAACAATCATTATTTTCCCTGCCCCTTTTTTTGGGAGGGTAGAGGGGGGAGGGACTGGCAAACCATATAAAGTAGttgctaacataacatatCAAAGATGATAAGCAGGACAAGTATCTGGGTTATTTTTGGAGGAGTTCTCTTCCATTGTTATGTTTGCTTATGTAAATGTATGCAAACAGGGAGGAAATTGCAACAGCAGgatttttcttattctctGGTGCTGCTCTATCGCCAAATCCCACTAAGGTACTTCATGATGGCCATAAAATTTACCTTCtctattatttgttttgatttgccAGAAAAGTTGTTTTTTCATGCAATCTTTTGGGAATTATtcttaaattgaataaaagcaaaatcaaACTTCTCTGTTACTTAAATTTACCATCAGGTTTTGTCTAGTTTgacattttaatattattgatCCATATAATTCCTAGAAATGCATCTCTCCCACATTACTGAGAGTTACTTTTTCTTAATGTTGGATGTACCAATGCTtccttcaaaaaatttaattttgaaagctGTCAGTAGCTTGAACACTTTGATTCATGATATACTTGAGTTTGAGAATTCTGTGTGAGTAATTCGAAAAGCAATAATTCCAGGCCTTCGCAGGTGGAGAGGATGCTTATTTTATAGCTTGCCAGAAATGGCTTGGTGTTGCTGATGGAGTTGGTCAGTGGTCATTTGAAGGTATTATTGTTTTAGTTTTCCCCTCTTTTGTTCTCACCATAGCCGAGTCTTTGTATAGCATGAGTTTATGTTGCCTTTTTGTCCTTGTATTTGCAAACTAGGACAGAATTGCTTCAATACATACCAAATTTACATTCCCTTTAGAAACTTTGCAGATATATATTGTACCAATTGTTGAATCTCTGGCAGCATACTTATAAATAGAATAAATGTCATCATAGGTTTTGCCACATCTGGGCTGAATTATttgtttgatattttattcttcagGGATTAGTGTTGGATTACATGCAAAAGAACTTATGGAAAACTGTGAAAAAATCGTGTCTGATAGAAATGGAGTTCCAATAACTGACCCAGTAGAGGTCCTTAACAGAGGTGCTGCAAATACTCAATCTTGTGGTTCATCTACCGCTTTGGTTGCTTACTTTGATGATCAGGTATGTTGTCATTTAACTTGAGATGCTTTTCTTCTATGCAAATTGCCTAAAGGTGCCCctttttttatactttctCAGTTACTATAGGAGAACATACAACAGAATCCCAATCAAACTAAGTCTCACAGACCAACCAACACAATAACCTCCAAATTCAACCAAATCTGGGATTTATAAATGAGCCTTGAGTCAAGAAACTTGAGAAAACCTAATATACTTCACTATAGGCATTGTAACTTAATGAATATAGAAATAGACTCATCATTTGATAAATCTCGATTGCTCTAGATCTTGAATAAGCCCCATAATTttctataaattttcttttccctgaACTTCTTGTAGTCTGCATGAAGTGCAAGGCTAGCCGGTTAACAAacatttgaattctttttggGAGTCTTATATCTATGTATGATGATTTCTTCATCAGATAGCTTCCTggaattaataatatattataaaataataatctaaaataaaaatcgtCATGCTTTCTTTTCAATTGTCGAACAAACAGATAGGGTCTGCACTAGTGAGATTGAAACAAAGAGTTGCTTGTATTAGGGTTGGATCTAATGGCAACATACTTCCACAAGTTTATAATGCTCACCCATACATTGTatacatttaatattttgctTATATTATGTGTAATTTTGTATGAATAAGAGAGTcacttaatcacttaaatgtaaatataaccaaatgaataaaagtTCTGTTCACCAAAATATGCATGGACCGAGGTTTAATGCTGACTGTTGGGAagtcaaatttatttttcccgGACAAATAGATTGTATTTTCCCAATGATTTAATGGCGCGGTTTTTATCAAGGGAAAAAAAGAGCTGAAAATGTACTTGGTTCTCCCTTTTGCGACTCATGCTTTGAAAGCAATACCTCTGTGTTGACAATTTGAATCTACAGGCTCTCCATGTGGCCTATATTGGTGATTCAGgctttataattataagaaacGGCGCTGTATTTAAGAGGTCTTCTCCGATGGTTTATGAGTTCAATTTTCCCTTACAGATTAAAAGAGGAGACAATCCCTCTGACTTTGTGGAGGTATGATGGTTTGAATTACATTTCTAATACATACTTATAACTTCTTTATTATTCCATTTCTAAACCCTAGACCCTGATCTTTGAAATGCTGATTTGAACAACACCACATCCTATCAAACATCTGTTGAATTTCATTTATGTTACAAAGTGGAAGGTTAAAGGTTTGCCTTCCCTCCACCCCCCACCCCCCCTTCCCCCCTCctcttaaaatgaaaaaaaatggttcAATCTGTGACACAATGGCTGCTGGTTTCTTCCAGGTTTACAGAATTGATTTGAATGAAGGTGATGTAATTGTCACTGCAACTGATGGActttttgataatttatttgagCAAGATATAACTTCAATTGTCGTCAAATCATTGCAAGAGAGTTTGAGGCCTCAGGTGCTTATCAGTGTTGTTacatttccatttcttttcccaAATAGTGAAATGCAATATGTTATGTGCTTGATATGATAAAATCCGGTGTTATGCACATAGTAATCCTACATTTCTTTCATGGCTTGCACTAGATTTGAGCAGCAAATTCAAAATGGTTGTTGCAACAATGAGCTTTCCTTTTTGACTATGGTCCACCCAAAATATTGCTGTATAACATCAACTAATTGACTATTAAAGTAAAATTCTGGTCTCAATCCCAAACAATTACAGCTAATTAGTTTTCTAATAAAAGctggtgttttttttttttatgataataaaagcTGGTGTTTTAATCTTTGTAAAACTCACTGTCTTTATAGATGCCTTTTCTTTGGGTGTAAGTGCATTTGTATTGCAGGAAATAGCAAAACTCTTGGCAACCAGAGCGCAAGAGCTTGGTCAGCTATCATCTGTTAGGAGTCCATTTGCAGATGAAGCTCAGGCAGCTGGATATGTGGGATATAGGGGTGGCAAGCTAGATGACGTGACTGTTATTGTGTCATTGGTGAAAAGGCGATTCAGCAACCATGTACAGTAAGTTTGGTCTCTTTGCCCCGGTTTAAATTTGAGCTGTATCATGTGGgaatttacatatgtataatAGCCAGTCATTTAAGATGAGTTATAAAATCattataaagaaatatggCTGACTGTTGCCAGCCTAAGGTTTTCAAAAGCGAACCCTTATTTGCCCATTAAGGATTCTATCTTGCCATTCTTGTGATTCCtgttaatttaataaatttatcagAAGATCATTGACCTCATTCTTAGGGGGAAAGTATCTTCATATAGTAGCAGTGTTAACTATTTTTGGTTCATTTATCATTACATGTCATGGTGAGACAGCAGTACAAGTTCTTCAGTTAAACcatgtttaatttatcaaGATGTTTTAATTCATAGCAAACCTGTGGGATTGTCCACTCCATATTAGTTAGACTTGGATATTGGTGTAGTTATTGTAGCAGTTTGGGTCTCAAAGGGTTAATTTGGTGATTCAGTGGCCTTGacaaattatttgaatttgaatcatGCTTGAAGTTGTGTATCTGAGCTTGACtgaaaacataaaacacaCCGGGCAGGTGCTGAAGCTCATTGAGTTGAGGTTTGAAGTAAGAGTTAAAATTTCAGGCCAGCAGAGAGGcactattttcttcttttggttAAATAGTTATGaagattttcttttatgaaatgcTGTACTACAGGTCATTTCCTCGTGATGATAGTCCCTCTGGCTATGGAAGGAGATTGCTTTTTGCGCAGATGAATTACAATTGTGAATACGCTATTAATTATCTTCTCTTTTGAGTGAATTTCTCATATACTGCCATCATCTCTGGTCTCTCAATAGATCCACAACTTCTCTGCCTGAAGTAACGACAAGCAGGATCCAGCAGCTCTATCTCACCAACAACTAGCAAACTATTAGATAATAAACAACCTTTCCTGCACATGCATTGCCTTGTACCAAATGTGTTTTGTTACACAAGACATCCATGCATGTCGGTGTGCCATCAATGTGGGTCTTCTGAAGTGATTGGCTCATGTTTTTGCAATTTACCAAATGGAGTTAATCATATTGTTAGGGATAAGGTCCTTACGCATCCTTCATTTCTTTCTAGTTGCTTTCTTGTCGAAGGAGCTAAGATAGCCATTCCTACGGGGCATGGACCGGTCTGAATTAATGTCGTTACTAGCTGTTTGCTAACACAATTATTGAACTTTGGTGCCGCTGCACTAAAGGGGTTGAGCACAACTCCTGTTACCCTGGCACCTTCAACCAGTGCATCGTAACCATTGAAATACAGGCATATGGCGACTAACTGCATCTCTAGAACCGAAAGGCAGATATTTTAAGCTGATAGCACAGGTTTGTATTTAAGCAAGTTGGATAGAGCTTGCTGCGCGGCCAATCACATTGGAAAATAAGTTGTTTATCAGAAGTGATGTAAGATACTTATCGGAAGCCGCATAAATCTTGGTCTGAGTTACTTTGCAACTTCTTACAGTTTAATCATATTGGGGTCATCCAGAATCCTTTGATGACCCTTTTTGCTTGCAGAAACAATGATGATATGATCATGAATTCGTGGTATATTTCAGCAGGAAATTTGTTCGGGTTGAAATAGCAAACAATAACCAGATTCAGGGACAAAGCTGATTTGAGCTATTTTCCCTTTAGCCAAATTGAGAACACATATCATTAGAGTTCTTAGActattcaattatttttgtaCTTAATCGAAGAACCTATTTTCCTTCAAAGCACACAATCGGAATTAGATTACAAAGTCATTATCAACTTATTATCATCCAAGATCCTAAATTGAAGTCTTTGAATATAAGTAATCACGAATAAGGATTGATTCATAATCTGTCAAACTAGAAACTTGAAAAATAGATATTGACATGTCGAGGCAAAGCAAGAAATAGTTAAGAGGAAGCGTTATAAAATCTTGGGTGCAGGAATAAAAGTTGGCATTGAGCCTTCGACTCCACTAGTGAAAGTTCAATCTGGTATCGAATTCCTTGCCTTGTGGTTAAATTATTGGGCACGATTCCACAATTCGGGATTACTCCCTACCAAGAGTTCTTTCCCCACCTCCTCTTTGGCTATCAAGTTGCAGAACCAATTGGAAAATTAGGTTCCTCCATGGTTTCTCACTCCTTTCCTTTTATAATCTGATCccaaaaagaaggaaagatttCCACCAACTTTCTGTTACAGGGCATTGGTCACTTTGTGAAACTGACTTACATTACATCTTCTCCTTTCAAGGAACaagttttaagttggaatgatTCAAATTCTAAGAAATATGTATCCTCCATTATTGTTGGATGGAACACTAATATTGgttatagaaaaaataaagaagaatacGCTGTGAGCTAAAGCCGTACACCCCACCACCCAACAAAGCCTAATTTGGTGGATGAATGGGGGGCTTATAAATGATGTTTCCCAGCCAAAATTATAACAATGGTGGAGGGGAAGCATcgacaaaatttcaaaactcaaCTGGCTTGAAGACAACTTGTATGATTTGTTTGACTAATATGATAATATCCCACCATTACTTGAAATAAATCCACCACTTTttgcaagtgaaaaattgttcttctttttccttttacccCTAAAACATGGACATTCTCAAAGAAAATCGATTCCCCGCTGCTTTAAAACAAAGTCCATTGTACGTACTAAATAAAGAGGCCAGTCTTTTTCCTTGGTTTGGGTCCCCCTTAAACATGCCATCCCAAGCATCTGGAATCATATCTTCTGGTTGGCATGCATGCCACAGGCGGAAAGAGAAAGCTTTGTTTCATCATACTGCAACAAGAAAAGCATTTCCATTGCCAAAAGTCCCAAGAGAATATGTGGAGATCAGTGAGATAAAGCAGAATGAgtttctttgttgtttttaatttttctttgttaatttACAGTTTGTGGAAGAAGGATTTGaactaaaatcatcatttaagAAGTCAAAAGTTCAGTGCCCAATTTGCACTTATCCTATATTATCCTTTTCACTTCCCAACGTAAATCTCTTTGATCAAATTAATATCATAATTACCAAATTTAGGATGTGAAGTTCCAATGGTTGGCTTGGTTTAACATTTGTGTGGCGTTACATCGAGAGAATGAATTAGGTCATAGGTCAACTTCACTTGCAACCGATCACACCAATGATTCACGATGACAATGAATATGAGAGATAGAGCAATTCTAGGAGACCCACAAAGGCAAAAGACTAATGcaactaatatatatatatatatatatatatatatatatatatatatatattaattaattaaNtatatatatatatatatatatatatatatatatatatagcagttattaaattaattactatAAACGAAAAAGGGGATCacaaaagttttgaaatatttaatgTAGAAATCAAGATGGCAAGTTGCTGTAATCATGTAAGCCAATGCACAGCTCATTTGGCCTTTTTGGCTTGCGGTTTCCACTcaaaacttttcaaactcCATGCGAAATGCTTTTGGAAATTGGAGAGAGACACCTTGCTGCATGCAATGCTGATGGACCCCATCACATTAATTAAGCAAAGCATCACCAAATGATTCCAACGGCATTTCACAGATGGCAGGGTGACTGtcaaatttgtttaaaattttaatattcaactTTAGTAAAACAGTTGAATCGGGACGGACACAAAGAAGAAGGTCatcactttttaatttttaactattttattattatagatataaaatttaatatatatataatataattatttttataattactttttaatcatgattcatataaaattttaaattagttattatcTGGTCAACTTgtatatttttgtttcttttacaTCCAGGATAtgaacacatttttatttattttacgtgtatatttgtttttttatttgtagatATATTTACTTATAAATCTCGACAACCTAAGATACGTGTTAGAATACCTATGTATTTACCATTTTGATAATGAAGTGTTGCGTCCAAAAGTGAAAATGGGGATAAGCTCTTGcctttattcttcttttcgAGTCAAAATGCTTAGTTTAGAGCTTCAGTTTCGGCATAAATCTGCTGCTGAAACGACAAATAAAGCACATTCAATTCTCAATCCACTAAAAGCTATACTGTCAATatagaacaaaagaaaagaacaaaggaactaatttaatattaataaagatTCCagaatttctttgtttttttttttagcaatTTTCATGACAAATTGATATcaaaaatttggattaaatgcATCAACATTTAATAAGAACGTCGATAATAACTAGTTCTATAAATTTCTCAATTAAGACTAGTTTCACATAATGATAATGAAGAACAAAAGATCTTTTAACACAACAAAGTTTGATGCGTTCGTTGCTAAGGAAGTAAAAAGGATAATCAGATGGCATAAAGGGTGTTGAATAGGTAGAGCtagaagaatttgaatttgcatcaagataaatatgtttattCATGTTATTGATGAGAAATTTGTTATAGAGTTGTAAGTAAAGTTagagaaaatttatttaacaaaaagTCTTTCCAACAAGTTCTAATTTAGACAAAAGTTGTATCACTTGAATGTAAAAAGgagaataaaaatcatatgaaGCATATGAACAAGTTCGATGAGATTATCGATCAATTGAAAAAAGTTGATATGAAGGTGGAGGAAGAAGATAAGGTACTATTGTTCCTCTAGTCGTTTCCAGACTCCTATGAGGTATGAATCTTTGATTTACAAGGACACAATAACATTGAAGCAAGTACAAGTAATATGAATGTCTTGTGAAGCTTGAAATAACAGTAAAGAAAGGGGTAGAGATTTGATTAACTTGATATTAGTGGTTAGGGTTTAGAAGTACAAGTCAACCCCTAATGGATCTAAAGGTGACAAGTTTAGATTCCTCAAGGTTTAGtgcttttgatgaaaagagtATGGAAATATTCACTTATTCATAGGAATTGTCTTGCAAAATGAGACGAAAGTATAGTAATGTGTTTTTGTTACCAACGATAATAATTGTGGATAttatttatgcaatttttGAAGGTATGCATGAATATTCTAATGATGGTTGGTATTTAGATTCTGCTTGTTTCACTCATGTATACTCTCAgaatgattattttgatttgcttCTAAGAAggtgattgaaaatttttgggtGATGAGTCAACTGTCAAGGTCATGGGTCTTGGAGTTGTGagaatcaaaatatttgatagAATTGTATGCTTTTTAAGTGGTGTGGTTTATATTCCAAAAAGATATAAGAATCTAATATCATTGAGTCTATTAAACTTTAAAAGACATGAATTTTCTGTTAATAATGGAGTGGTAAAAGTCACAGAAGACAATATGGTTCTAATGAGGATGAATTTATATAATAGTTTGTATAGTCTAGAATATGAGACTTCAAAGCAACACGAATGGTGCACGTGCGATGGTAgctatcaaaataaattttattttatcaaggaTGTGATGAAAGGTTTTCATAGTGTACATGATagtgaaagaacaaaaaaattgaaattcatataattttctatttgtttgaattttttagattttatctttgttaTTTGTTAGACAATTTTCATTACAATAACAATCTCTTTTGATAGTactaaaaacaataaattactTGCTGTTAAAAATTCTCAAACCCTCTTTTCTTCATAGATTTGTCCTCGACAGATGTAGTAGTTGTAGTCATTAAATTACTTTATAAATTGGAAgataaacaaatttttttgtttgaaaagtttattaaaataaaaaagtaagcAATGGGCAAATGTTATTCCTTTTGACCTTATACTACCAATTTGTACAAAACATTGGTTAGGTGAGGTCACATTGTACTAGGAAAAAGCAAGAAGAAAATGCGGAGGAAATTTTGTTATATGGGTATGCACATGAGTGGTCCAGCACTCAGCACTCAGCACTCAGCACTCAACACTGCCCTATTTGCCACTTCTCACTCCAATGGAAAATGATAGTATCCAATTATCAACACACCTTCTCTAGAATCTTAGTAGCCTAGCATGGCTCCATGTGatgtgaatattttgttttcatctcccttttttttcttttcaaaatttcaaaatttttattctttgcaAAAATATTTCTATCAACTAaagtaaatttgaaattgcTCCTCCCCCTGTCTACATAAATAGGCAATGGAAACTAAATTGTAACAACTCATATTTAGTTTAGTTGTTtactaattttctttatctttaatGTAATTAAAACCAATTAATCATGCgataaaaaattgtttaataatttttctttatttaaaatttttcatgcttacaaaagataaataataaaaagtgatttgttttcaaattcaccATCTTaccttattttaaaaaatttacctaTTCAATATTAGTTGTACAACTCTTATTAccataataaattaaataaaaaaccaaaaaaaatctctatCCTTATCAGGTATTTTTACTGAAGACTTtatcatttcaaaaatataatgatttacattgaaaaaaaacaaaaaatttcaaaattcaaaaaaaaaaaaatcttttgtaTGATAGTAACAGTATGAAAACTTGGATCATGGAACCATGACACGTACACCCCTCCCCTTCTCATTGCACCGACTAGTGTGCCCACatgcctctctctctcttccccCAATAAATCCCCCCTACCCCCTCCCTCTACTTTCACTTTAACTACACAGAAAACCTCCCATTTACCCCACTTGAGTACAACCAAAGCCCACTGTGCCTCTCCTCTCCCTCTCTTTTCCCTCTCCCAACAATGGCACCACCAAAATTCTCTCTTGCTTTGACCATTGCCATTCTCTCAGTCTGGGCCGCTTCTGCTGCCCACCACCAAGCGGCGGCGCCGTCACCTTCCTCATCCTCTGTCGACTGCTCGTCTCTGATCTTGAACATGGCGGATTGTTTGTCGTTTGTGTCGAGTGGAAGTGAGGTGTCTAAGCCGGAAGGCTCATGTTGTTCTGGCTTGAAAACTGTGCTGAAAACAGATGCCGAGTGTTTGTGTGAGGCTTTTAAGAGCAGTGCTTCTTTGGGTGTTACTCTGAATGTTACCAAGGCCATGACTTTACCCGCTGTTTGCAAAGTCTCTGCTCCTTCTGCCACCAACTGCGCAAGTGAGTGACTTAGCTTTTCtgttattttctttgcttttcttttttttccaacCCCGTATAGTGTGGTGGCGAATGTGGTTAGTTTTTGTTCAAGAATTTGTTTGGGAAGGGAATTTTCAATTGCATGGGGTTTTTGAGGGGTGTGTTTTGCTGATTGTTTATAACACAAATTGGGGAATCTTCACCACAGTTGTAACCTTTTTGGTTGTCTCGATGGTATATTATATTCACACctattaagaaagaaaagttccCTGCAGAGCTCCTATTGGTTTATTTGGGTAAAATGTGTCATTTCCATGGGCAAAACCTCTGCTCCCCTGTCATTTTTGGTTGTAAATCTTCCTTTTTGGCAAACGGAAAAGTTGAGTATCATgtgttataatttatttttctagaattttttGGGAGAAGAAATGAAGCATCCATTTTCATGTCATTCATTAACGagtaaaattaaagaatatatTTTGGGTTTTAGGACTGATGTTTAATAAtgtgggttttgtttttggcaGTATCTCTGGCTCCTGCCGGTGCGCCAGGTATGTTCTGATAAATCTGATCCTTATCTGGACAGAGATATCCGGCTGTTGTTTCTCTctttgtttgaattttttacatcattttcctttttaataaATCTCACAGAATGGTAAATCCAACTTCAATCCTAATTCTAAAATAAATCTCTTGTGCAACATTCCCTTCAGAACTAAAACAGTCACCCCTTCAATTTAACAAGCGTATCTTCTCAGGTTTCTTTTGATGGCCCTGGTTTTACTAAAGCATTAAACAAACCTTGTGCCAAATTTGTAGGTGCAACAGCAGGTGCGCCCACCACATTTCAAGGAGCAAATGAGGTAGCTCCGGCGCCAGCTCCCGGTAGCTCAGGCTCTCCGGTGCTTTCTGTTTCAATTGGATCTCTTGTTTTAGGCCTCATATTTATGTTAGTCTCTGGCTACTGAATTAAATGTTAGTGATAACATGAGCGGAGGGAGAGGTATCATATGAGAGACCATTTTGATGTTTAGTTTGTTCTTGGGGATTATCCTCCCTTTTGTCTTCATGTGTGACTGGGGTAGTAGATAGCATTCATTTTGTGGGTTACTGGAAACTTTGTGTGAGCTTTGGACCATCATTAGTTCAATATTTACTAGTATTCTATTTGTTTACCATTTATATTTCTAATTGAATAGGTTTAATTAACAGTACTGTTGGTTAGGGCTTAAAACCAAAATGTTCTGTAACATGAACTCATTGGGTGTTTAAGactgcagcagcagcagcatcATTTTCCATATGGGGTTTTCATGTTGGTACAGGTTTTGACTGCTTTTCTTTGTCTACGGGCAATGCTCGAACCTTCCTTTGTGCAAAgagattttgttggttttttggTTGTGAAAAAATTGACGTTCTCAACCCTTCGGCCGCAATCAGAGGAGACTGTGAGATGTTGACAGCCTAAAACAAAACGCTAGCATCTACGGCTTATTCAATGCACCATTGTTGGTGGCGGCGTATTGAAATGACAAGAGGTTTCACCACCTTGGCCCAGTTGCACGAAGCCTTCGATGGGCTGGTAATGGAATTCTGTTCTAACTTACTCTCAAGGAATATTAtgcatttaatttttctaagaGAAAACATACTAAATGGTGGAATAATAAATGTGGAGTGGCAGTGCCAGTGATCCTCTAACTTGGGACAGGCATCTAAAATAGAGCCTGCATCCTCATGTTCTCATCTAACCTCAAACCAGCCGTTGAATTCTCACGAAGAAGCAGACAGCGAAGCCATTCCTGCCTGCCTGCCATAATTATAATCAATATTCGAATAACCTTGTAAACCACACTAAACTGGCTTTTGGGATTTGGGGATTCGGATACCGGCCAACTCTCGCATGCTTTGACCAGAGTATGATTAGAGGTGGTGGCAAACGGGGTGGATTCATGTAATGAAGGTTCAGTTGTTTTGTATTTGGCTCATTTCTGATTTGGATTAGGGTGATTTTTAGACTGGGTTATCTTGAATAGGGATCGGGTTTGGATgaagtaattaaattttagattttacaaacaataatcatttaattacaaatttgattattttagtgttttgatATTATAAGTTATGATAAGTTTAAGTTGAATAAATCTCAAATTTGAGTCATTTTGggttaaaattatttcttgCTTAGATCACtttgaatttggatttttcaaatttagatCTCTTagtttttaatcaaatatttttgcatttgGATTCATTATGTCGTCTCATCTTGTGTACATTCAAAATCTCCTCAGGTTTCTACTGAACTTTAATAGATTATTCTTATATGTTCAAGGCCTCACCTTTCCTGAATAGTATAGGGTAACCTGTTGAGTAAGATGATCATTTGCTATATACAGCCTAGAACCTCCTCCTTAAAGCTCTTTTGGGCTTTGGTCATTCCTTGATGCCCATTTCAATTTAGAGAGTCTTTATACATTCCTGTTTGCGTCTTATTACCATGATACATCGTAACAAAACACACGTGATAGTACTCTCACGAAGGCTTCTATATCATTAGTTAAGAGGCTTCAAGCTGAACCCAAAAGATTTATAACATGAAAAGTGAGTGATAATCCATTTCTATAGGTACAAAAATCGCCTCGTGAATATATCATACATATGATATGGCTAAGATTCCTCAATATCCGTTGGATGAGATTCAAAACACACGCACCCGCCAGATATTATCCTACCACTGATAAAACCTCAGTACTATCATCCTGTCCGTGACCCTAGAATCCCACCATTCcttggaaaaaaatttcatctgCATCAGTTGGTGATACTGACACTAAAGAAACCGCGCTTCTTACTTGGGTTTCTGTTGATGGAGTGTACGCGGAATGACTAGCTGGGCTCTCGTCGCTGATCCCACGAAGGTTCCTCAAGTCGATATGGATTATTATACATATTAAGAGTATGCAGACTGTACGTACTTCCTTGAAAgttatttgaaagaaatgactAAGAAGAATG containing:
- the LOC18608327 gene encoding non-specific lipid-transfer protein-like protein At5g64080 isoform X2 yields the protein MAPPKFSLALTIAILSVWAASAAHHQAAAPSPSSSSVDCSSLILNMADCLSFVSSGSEVSKPEGSCCSGLKTVLKTDAECLCEAFKSSASLGVTLNVTKAMTLPAVCKVSAPSATNCASATAGAPTTFQGANEVAPAPAPGSSGSPVLSVSIGSLVLGLIFMLVSGY
- the LOC18608327 gene encoding non-specific lipid-transfer protein-like protein At5g64080 isoform X1, with protein sequence MAPPKFSLALTIAILSVWAASAAHHQAAAPSPSSSSVDCSSLILNMADCLSFVSSGSEVSKPEGSCCSGLKTVLKTDAECLCEAFKSSASLGVTLNVTKAMTLPAVCKVSAPSATNCAISLAPAGAPGATAGAPTTFQGANEVAPAPAPGSSGSPVLSVSIGSLVLGLIFMLVSGY